A window of the Citrus sinensis cultivar Valencia sweet orange chromosome 9, DVS_A1.0, whole genome shotgun sequence genome harbors these coding sequences:
- the LOC102620713 gene encoding myosin-15 isoform X2 — translation MNLRKGSKVWVEDKDLAWVAAEVVSDSVGRHVQVLTATGKKVLAAPERVFLRATDDDEEHGGVDDMTKLTYLNEPGVLYNLERRYALNDIYTYTGSILIAVNPFTKLPHLYNVHMMEQYKGAPFGELSPHVFAVADASYRAMISEHQSQSILVSGESGAGKTETTKLIMQYLTFVGGRAVGDDRNVEQQVLESNPLLEAFGNARTVRNDNSSRFGKFVEIQFDTNGRISGAAIRTYLLERSRVVQITDPERNYHCFYQLCASGRDAEKYKLDHPSHFHYLNQSKVYELDGVSSAEEYMKTKRAMDIVGISHEDQEAIFRTLAAILHLGNIEFSPGKEHDSSVIKDQKSSFHLQMAADLFMCDVNLLLATLCTRTIQTREGSIIKALDCNAAVASRDALAKTVYSRLFDWLVEKINRSVGQDMNSQMQIGVLDIYGFESFKHNSFEQFCINFANEKLQQHFNEHVFKMEQEEYRREEINWSYIEFIDNQDVLDLIEKKPIGIIALLDEACMFPKSTHATFSTKLFQNFRAHPRLEKAKFSETDFTISHYAGKVTYQTNTFLDKNRDYVVVEHCNLLSSSKCPFVAGLFPVLSEESSRSSYKFSSVASRFKQQLQALMETLNSTEPHYIRCVKPNSLNRPQKFENPSILHQLRCGGVLEAVRISLAGYPTRRTYSDFVDRFGLLALEFMDESYEEKALTEKILRKLKLENFQLGRTKVFLRAGQIGILDSRRAEVLDSAARCIQHRWRTFIAHRNFVSIRAAAFVLQALCRGCLARKLYGVKRETAAAISLQKYVRWWLSRRAFLKLSLAAIVIQSNIRGFSIRERFLHRKRHKAATVIQACWRMCKFRSAFQHHQTSIIAIQCRWRQKLAKRELRRLKQVANEAGALRLAKNKLERQLEDLTWRVQLEKKLRVSTEEAKSVEISKLQKLLESLNLELDAAKLATINECNKNAMLQNQLELSLKEKSALERELVAMAEIRKENAVLKSSLDSLEKKNSTLELELIKAQKENNNTIEKLREVEQKCSSLQQNMQSLEEKLSHLEDENHVLRQKALSVSPKSNRFGLPKAFSDYTGSLSLPHVDRKPIFESPTPSKLITPFSHGLSESRRTKLTAERYQENLEFLSRCIKENLGFNNGKPVAACIIYKSLVHWQAFESERTAIFDYIIEGINDVLKVGDENSILPYWLSNASALLCLLQRSLRSNGLLTANTPRTTGSTGLPGRIAYGIKSPFKYIGFGDGIPHVEARYPAILFKQQLTACVEKIFGLIRDNLKKELSPLLGSCIQVPKTARVHAGKLSRSPGVQQQSHTSQWDNIIKFLDSLMRRLRENHVPSFFIRKLITQVFSFINISLFNSLLLRRECCTFSNGEYVKSGLAELEKWIVSAKEEFAGTSWHELNYIRQAVGFLVIHQKRKKSLDEIRQDLCPALTVRQIYRICTMYWDDKYGTQSVSNEVVAQMREILNKDNHNLSSNSFLLDDDLSIPFSTEDIDMAIPVTDPADTHIPAFLSEYPCAQFLVQHEK, via the exons atGAATCTCCGTAAGGGCTCCAAGGTGTGGGTGGAGGACAAGGATTTGGCTTGGGTGGCGGCGGAAGTTGTCTCCGATTCTGTAGGAAGGCATGTCCAAGTTTTAACGGCTACTGGTAAAAAg GTTTTGGCTGCGCCGGAGAGGGTGTTCCTCAGAGCTACGGACGACGACGAGGAGCATGGAGGAGTTGATGATATGACCAAGTTGACTTATTTGAATGAGCCTGGAGTGCTTTATAACCTCGAGAGAAGATATGCTCTTAATGATATTTAT ACGTACACCGGAAGCATTTTGATAGCCGTCAATCCATTCACCAAGCTACCTCATCTTTACAATGTACATATGATGGAGCAGTACAAGGGAGCTCCTTTTGGTGAGCTAAGTCCCCATGTTTTTGCTGTAGCTGATGCATCATACAG AGCAATGATAAGTGAGCATCAAAGTCAGTCAATTTTGGTCAGTGGAGAAAGTGGTGCTGGGAAAACTGAGACAACAAAACTGATTATGCAGTATCTAACTTTTGTTGGTGGGCGAGCTGTTGGGGATGACAGAAATGTTGAGCAGCAAGTTCTTGAA TCAAATCCCCTCTTGGAGGCATTTGGGAATGCGAGGACTGTAAGAAATGACAACTCTAG CCGATTTGGCAAGTTTGTTGAGATCCAATTTGACACAAATGGTCGAATATCTGGTGCGGCAATCAGAACTTACCTTCTAGAAAGGTCCCGTGTAGTTCAGATAACAGATCCGGAAAGGAATTATCACTGCTTTTATCAGTTATGTGCGTCTGGGAGG GATGCAGAAAAATACAAACTTGACCACCCAAGCCACTTTCACTACTTAAATCAAAGTAAGGTCTATGAACTAGATGGAGTGAGCAGCGCTGAGGAGTACATGAAgacaaaaagggcaatggatATTGTTGGTATAAGTCATGAGGATCag GAAGCTATTTTTCGCACCTTAGCTGCAATTCTGCATCTGGGCAACATTGAATTTTCTCCTGGGAAAGAGCACGACTCTTCTGTTATAAAGGATCAGAAATCTAGTTTTCATTTGCAGATGGCTGCTGATCTTTTTAT GTGTGATGTAAACCTTTTGCTGGCTACACTCTGTACTCGTACAATTCAAACTCGTGAAGGAAGTATTATCAAAGCACTCGACTGTAACGCTGCTGTTGCTAGTCGTGATGCGTTGGCGAAGACTGTTTATTCTCGACTATTTGACTG GCTTGTtgaaaaaatcaatagatCTGTTGGGCAAGATATGAACTCCCAGATGCAAATTGGGGTTCTGGACATTTACGGCTTTGAAAGCTTTAAACATAACAG TTTTGAGCAATTCTGCATTAATTTTGCTAATGAGAAGTTGCAGCAACATTTTAATGAG CACGTTTTTAAGATGGAGCAAGAAGAGTATAGGAGAGAAGAGATTAATTGGAGCTACATTGAATTTATAGACAATCAAGATGTTTTAGATTTGATTGAGAAG AAACCTATTGGGATAATTGCTCTCTTGGATGAAGCTTG CATGTTTCCCAAATCAACTCATGCGACATTTTCAACTAAGCTGTTTCAGAATTTCCGAGCCCATCCAAGACTGGAAAAGGCAAAGTTTTCAGAAACGGACTTTACCATTTCCCATTATGCTGGCAAG GTGACCTATCAAACAAACACTTTTTTAGACAAAAATCGTGATTATGTTGTGGTAGAACACTGCAATCTTTTGTCTTCTTCCAAATGCCCTTTTGTTGCTGGTCTTTTCCCTGTGCTATCAGAGGAGTCTTCCAGATCATCatacaaattttcttctgtggCCTCAAGATTCAAG CAACAACTTCAAGCACTTATGGAAACCCTCAACTCGACAGAGCCTCATTACATACGCTGTGTGAAGCCCAACTCCCTGAATCGACCTCAAAAATTTGAGAATCCCAGCATCTTACATCAATTACGCTGTGGG GGTGTTCTGGAAGCGGTTCGGATAAGTCTGGCAGGTTATCCAACTCGAAGGACTTACTCAGATTTTGTGGACCGCTTTGGACTATTAGCTCTTGAATTTATGGATGAAAG TTATGAAGAAAAAGCTTTGACGGAAAAAATTTTGCGAAAGTTAAAGCTTGAGAACTTTCAG ctGGGGAGGACAAAAGTGTTTCTGAGGGCTGGTCAGATAGGCATTTTAGACTCTAGACGGGCTGAGGTCCTGGACAGTGCTGCAAGGTGTATTCAACACCGATGGCGAACATTTATTGCACATAGGAATTTTGTCTCAATCCGTGCTGCTGCATTTGTCCTCCAAGCACTATGCAGAG GATGCCTTGCTAGAAAATTGTATGGTGTGAAACGAGAGACAGCTGCTGCTATTTCATTACAGAAGTATGTCCGCTGGTGGCTATCAAGGCGTGCATTCTTGAAATTGTCTTTGGCTGCTATCGTTATACAGTCCAATATCCGTGGCTTCTCAATTCGGGAAAGATTCCTCCACAGAAAGAGGCATAAAGCTGCCACTGTAATTCAG GCTTGTTGGAGGATGTGCAAGTTCCGTTCTGCATTCCAGCATCATCAAACTTCTATCATAGCTATACAATGTCGGTGGAGGCAAAAACTGGCAAAACGAGAGCTTCGAAGGCTTAAACAG GTGGCTAATGAAGCAGGTGCATTACGTTTAGCTAAGAATAAACTTGAGAGGCAGTTGGAAGATCTCACTTGGCGGGTGCagttagaaaagaaattgagg GTTTCGACTGAGGAGGCTAAGTCAGTTGAAATTTCAAAGCTCCAAAAGTTGTTAGAGTCTTTGAATCTTGAGTTGGATGCAGCTAAGTTGGctacaattaatgagtgtaaCAAAAATGCGATGCTGCAAAATCAACTAGAGCTATCATTGAAGGAGAAATCTGCTTTAGAAAGAGAACTTGTGGCAATGGCTGAAATCAGGAAGGAAAATGCAGTATTAAAG AGTTCTTTGGATTCCTTGGAAAAGAAGAACTCTACTCTGGAGCTTGAGCTTATCAAGGCccagaaagaaaataataataccatTGAGAAGTTGAGGGAAGTTGAACAAAAATGTTCTAGTCTCCAGCAAAACATGCAAAG TCTGGAAGAGAAGCTCTCACATTTGGAAGATGAGAATCATGTATTGCGGCAAAAGGCATTGAGTGTATCTCCTAAAAGCAATCGCTTTGGTCTCCCAAAGGCATTCTCAGAT TACACAGGATCACTTTCTCTTCCTCACGTTGATCGAAAGCCCATATTT GAGTCACCCACGCCTTCAAAACTTATTACACCATTTTCACACGGCTTATCAGAATCACGGCGAACAAAATTAACTGCAGAGAGATATCAG GAGAACTTAGAATTTCTCTCACGGTGTATCAAAGAAAATTTGGGGTTTAATAATGGCAAACCGGTGGCTGCCTGTATCATATACAAATCTCTTGTTCATTGGCAAGCCTTTGAGTCTGAAAGGACTGCTATCTTTGACTATATCATTGAGGGAATCAATGATGTTCTCAAG GTTGGGGATGAGAACAGCATCTTACCTTATTGGCTGTCTAATGCCTCTGCACTGCTATGCCTCCTGCAGAGGAGTTTAAGATCAAATGGTCTTTTAACTGCAAATACTCCACGTACCACAGGTTCCACTGGCTTACCTGGCAGGATTGCATAT GGTATAAAATCTCCATTCAAATATATTGGATTTGGGGATGGCATTCCACATGTTGAAGCAAGATATCCAGCAATACTATTCAAACAACAATTAACTGCTTGTGTAGAGAAAATCTTTGGCTTGATTCGTGACAATTTAAAGAAAGAATTGTCTCCACTATTGGGTTCATGCATCCAG GTGCCCAAAACTGCACGAGTACATGCTGGAAAATTATCTAGATCACCAGGTGTTCAGCAGCAATCACATACTAGTCAGTGGGACAACATCATCAAATTTTTGGATTCTCTTATGAGACGTTTGCGTGAGAATCAT GTACCTTCCTTTTTCATCCGTAAGCTCATTACCCAGGTTTTCTCTTTCATCAATATATCTCTTTTCAACAG TCTGCTCCTGCGACGTGAATGTTGCACATTCTCAAATGGGGAATATGTGAAATCTGGTTTGGCAGAGCTAGAGAAATGGATAGTCAGTGCAAAGGAGGAG TTTGCAGGAACTTCTTGGCACGAGCTAAATTATATTAGACAAGCAGTTGGATTTCTG GTAATACATCAGAAGAGAAAAAAGTCTTTGGATGAGATTCGACAGGATTTATGTCCG GCATTGACGGTTAGGCAAATATATCGAATATGTACTATGTACTGGGATGACAAATATGGCACACAGAGTGTATCAAATGAG GTGGTTGCTCAAATGAGAGAGATCTTGAACAAGGACAATCATAATCTATCATCAAATTCATTCTTGCTGGATGATGATCTAAG CATTCCTTTCTCAACAGAAGATATAGATATGGCGATTCCTGTAACAGATCCTGCAGATACTCACATTCCAGCATTTTTATCTGAATATCCTTGTGCACAATTTCTGGTCCAGCATGAGAAGTAA
- the LOC102620713 gene encoding myosin-15 isoform X1, with the protein MNLRKGSKVWVEDKDLAWVAAEVVSDSVGRHVQVLTATGKKVLAAPERVFLRATDDDEEHGGVDDMTKLTYLNEPGVLYNLERRYALNDIYTYTGSILIAVNPFTKLPHLYNVHMMEQYKGAPFGELSPHVFAVADASYRAMISEHQSQSILVSGESGAGKTETTKLIMQYLTFVGGRAVGDDRNVEQQVLESNPLLEAFGNARTVRNDNSSRFGKFVEIQFDTNGRISGAAIRTYLLERSRVVQITDPERNYHCFYQLCASGRDAEKYKLDHPSHFHYLNQSKVYELDGVSSAEEYMKTKRAMDIVGISHEDQEAIFRTLAAILHLGNIEFSPGKEHDSSVIKDQKSSFHLQMAADLFMCDVNLLLATLCTRTIQTREGSIIKALDCNAAVASRDALAKTVYSRLFDWLVEKINRSVGQDMNSQMQIGVLDIYGFESFKHNSFEQFCINFANEKLQQHFNEHVFKMEQEEYRREEINWSYIEFIDNQDVLDLIEKKPIGIIALLDEACMFPKSTHATFSTKLFQNFRAHPRLEKAKFSETDFTISHYAGKVTYQTNTFLDKNRDYVVVEHCNLLSSSKCPFVAGLFPVLSEESSRSSYKFSSVASRFKQQLQALMETLNSTEPHYIRCVKPNSLNRPQKFENPSILHQLRCGGVLEAVRISLAGYPTRRTYSDFVDRFGLLALEFMDESYEEKALTEKILRKLKLENFQLGRTKVFLRAGQIGILDSRRAEVLDSAARCIQHRWRTFIAHRNFVSIRAAAFVLQALCRGCLARKLYGVKRETAAAISLQKYVRWWLSRRAFLKLSLAAIVIQSNIRGFSIRERFLHRKRHKAATVIQACWRMCKFRSAFQHHQTSIIAIQCRWRQKLAKRELRRLKQVANEAGALRLAKNKLERQLEDLTWRVQLEKKLRVSTEEAKSVEISKLQKLLESLNLELDAAKLATINECNKNAMLQNQLELSLKEKSALERELVAMAEIRKENAVLKSSLDSLEKKNSTLELELIKAQKENNNTIEKLREVEQKCSSLQQNMQSLEEKLSHLEDENHVLRQKALSVSPKSNRFGLPKAFSDKYTGSLSLPHVDRKPIFESPTPSKLITPFSHGLSESRRTKLTAERYQENLEFLSRCIKENLGFNNGKPVAACIIYKSLVHWQAFESERTAIFDYIIEGINDVLKVGDENSILPYWLSNASALLCLLQRSLRSNGLLTANTPRTTGSTGLPGRIAYGIKSPFKYIGFGDGIPHVEARYPAILFKQQLTACVEKIFGLIRDNLKKELSPLLGSCIQVPKTARVHAGKLSRSPGVQQQSHTSQWDNIIKFLDSLMRRLRENHVPSFFIRKLITQVFSFINISLFNSLLLRRECCTFSNGEYVKSGLAELEKWIVSAKEEFAGTSWHELNYIRQAVGFLVIHQKRKKSLDEIRQDLCPALTVRQIYRICTMYWDDKYGTQSVSNEVVAQMREILNKDNHNLSSNSFLLDDDLSIPFSTEDIDMAIPVTDPADTHIPAFLSEYPCAQFLVQHEK; encoded by the exons atGAATCTCCGTAAGGGCTCCAAGGTGTGGGTGGAGGACAAGGATTTGGCTTGGGTGGCGGCGGAAGTTGTCTCCGATTCTGTAGGAAGGCATGTCCAAGTTTTAACGGCTACTGGTAAAAAg GTTTTGGCTGCGCCGGAGAGGGTGTTCCTCAGAGCTACGGACGACGACGAGGAGCATGGAGGAGTTGATGATATGACCAAGTTGACTTATTTGAATGAGCCTGGAGTGCTTTATAACCTCGAGAGAAGATATGCTCTTAATGATATTTAT ACGTACACCGGAAGCATTTTGATAGCCGTCAATCCATTCACCAAGCTACCTCATCTTTACAATGTACATATGATGGAGCAGTACAAGGGAGCTCCTTTTGGTGAGCTAAGTCCCCATGTTTTTGCTGTAGCTGATGCATCATACAG AGCAATGATAAGTGAGCATCAAAGTCAGTCAATTTTGGTCAGTGGAGAAAGTGGTGCTGGGAAAACTGAGACAACAAAACTGATTATGCAGTATCTAACTTTTGTTGGTGGGCGAGCTGTTGGGGATGACAGAAATGTTGAGCAGCAAGTTCTTGAA TCAAATCCCCTCTTGGAGGCATTTGGGAATGCGAGGACTGTAAGAAATGACAACTCTAG CCGATTTGGCAAGTTTGTTGAGATCCAATTTGACACAAATGGTCGAATATCTGGTGCGGCAATCAGAACTTACCTTCTAGAAAGGTCCCGTGTAGTTCAGATAACAGATCCGGAAAGGAATTATCACTGCTTTTATCAGTTATGTGCGTCTGGGAGG GATGCAGAAAAATACAAACTTGACCACCCAAGCCACTTTCACTACTTAAATCAAAGTAAGGTCTATGAACTAGATGGAGTGAGCAGCGCTGAGGAGTACATGAAgacaaaaagggcaatggatATTGTTGGTATAAGTCATGAGGATCag GAAGCTATTTTTCGCACCTTAGCTGCAATTCTGCATCTGGGCAACATTGAATTTTCTCCTGGGAAAGAGCACGACTCTTCTGTTATAAAGGATCAGAAATCTAGTTTTCATTTGCAGATGGCTGCTGATCTTTTTAT GTGTGATGTAAACCTTTTGCTGGCTACACTCTGTACTCGTACAATTCAAACTCGTGAAGGAAGTATTATCAAAGCACTCGACTGTAACGCTGCTGTTGCTAGTCGTGATGCGTTGGCGAAGACTGTTTATTCTCGACTATTTGACTG GCTTGTtgaaaaaatcaatagatCTGTTGGGCAAGATATGAACTCCCAGATGCAAATTGGGGTTCTGGACATTTACGGCTTTGAAAGCTTTAAACATAACAG TTTTGAGCAATTCTGCATTAATTTTGCTAATGAGAAGTTGCAGCAACATTTTAATGAG CACGTTTTTAAGATGGAGCAAGAAGAGTATAGGAGAGAAGAGATTAATTGGAGCTACATTGAATTTATAGACAATCAAGATGTTTTAGATTTGATTGAGAAG AAACCTATTGGGATAATTGCTCTCTTGGATGAAGCTTG CATGTTTCCCAAATCAACTCATGCGACATTTTCAACTAAGCTGTTTCAGAATTTCCGAGCCCATCCAAGACTGGAAAAGGCAAAGTTTTCAGAAACGGACTTTACCATTTCCCATTATGCTGGCAAG GTGACCTATCAAACAAACACTTTTTTAGACAAAAATCGTGATTATGTTGTGGTAGAACACTGCAATCTTTTGTCTTCTTCCAAATGCCCTTTTGTTGCTGGTCTTTTCCCTGTGCTATCAGAGGAGTCTTCCAGATCATCatacaaattttcttctgtggCCTCAAGATTCAAG CAACAACTTCAAGCACTTATGGAAACCCTCAACTCGACAGAGCCTCATTACATACGCTGTGTGAAGCCCAACTCCCTGAATCGACCTCAAAAATTTGAGAATCCCAGCATCTTACATCAATTACGCTGTGGG GGTGTTCTGGAAGCGGTTCGGATAAGTCTGGCAGGTTATCCAACTCGAAGGACTTACTCAGATTTTGTGGACCGCTTTGGACTATTAGCTCTTGAATTTATGGATGAAAG TTATGAAGAAAAAGCTTTGACGGAAAAAATTTTGCGAAAGTTAAAGCTTGAGAACTTTCAG ctGGGGAGGACAAAAGTGTTTCTGAGGGCTGGTCAGATAGGCATTTTAGACTCTAGACGGGCTGAGGTCCTGGACAGTGCTGCAAGGTGTATTCAACACCGATGGCGAACATTTATTGCACATAGGAATTTTGTCTCAATCCGTGCTGCTGCATTTGTCCTCCAAGCACTATGCAGAG GATGCCTTGCTAGAAAATTGTATGGTGTGAAACGAGAGACAGCTGCTGCTATTTCATTACAGAAGTATGTCCGCTGGTGGCTATCAAGGCGTGCATTCTTGAAATTGTCTTTGGCTGCTATCGTTATACAGTCCAATATCCGTGGCTTCTCAATTCGGGAAAGATTCCTCCACAGAAAGAGGCATAAAGCTGCCACTGTAATTCAG GCTTGTTGGAGGATGTGCAAGTTCCGTTCTGCATTCCAGCATCATCAAACTTCTATCATAGCTATACAATGTCGGTGGAGGCAAAAACTGGCAAAACGAGAGCTTCGAAGGCTTAAACAG GTGGCTAATGAAGCAGGTGCATTACGTTTAGCTAAGAATAAACTTGAGAGGCAGTTGGAAGATCTCACTTGGCGGGTGCagttagaaaagaaattgagg GTTTCGACTGAGGAGGCTAAGTCAGTTGAAATTTCAAAGCTCCAAAAGTTGTTAGAGTCTTTGAATCTTGAGTTGGATGCAGCTAAGTTGGctacaattaatgagtgtaaCAAAAATGCGATGCTGCAAAATCAACTAGAGCTATCATTGAAGGAGAAATCTGCTTTAGAAAGAGAACTTGTGGCAATGGCTGAAATCAGGAAGGAAAATGCAGTATTAAAG AGTTCTTTGGATTCCTTGGAAAAGAAGAACTCTACTCTGGAGCTTGAGCTTATCAAGGCccagaaagaaaataataataccatTGAGAAGTTGAGGGAAGTTGAACAAAAATGTTCTAGTCTCCAGCAAAACATGCAAAG TCTGGAAGAGAAGCTCTCACATTTGGAAGATGAGAATCATGTATTGCGGCAAAAGGCATTGAGTGTATCTCCTAAAAGCAATCGCTTTGGTCTCCCAAAGGCATTCTCAGAT AAGTACACAGGATCACTTTCTCTTCCTCACGTTGATCGAAAGCCCATATTT GAGTCACCCACGCCTTCAAAACTTATTACACCATTTTCACACGGCTTATCAGAATCACGGCGAACAAAATTAACTGCAGAGAGATATCAG GAGAACTTAGAATTTCTCTCACGGTGTATCAAAGAAAATTTGGGGTTTAATAATGGCAAACCGGTGGCTGCCTGTATCATATACAAATCTCTTGTTCATTGGCAAGCCTTTGAGTCTGAAAGGACTGCTATCTTTGACTATATCATTGAGGGAATCAATGATGTTCTCAAG GTTGGGGATGAGAACAGCATCTTACCTTATTGGCTGTCTAATGCCTCTGCACTGCTATGCCTCCTGCAGAGGAGTTTAAGATCAAATGGTCTTTTAACTGCAAATACTCCACGTACCACAGGTTCCACTGGCTTACCTGGCAGGATTGCATAT GGTATAAAATCTCCATTCAAATATATTGGATTTGGGGATGGCATTCCACATGTTGAAGCAAGATATCCAGCAATACTATTCAAACAACAATTAACTGCTTGTGTAGAGAAAATCTTTGGCTTGATTCGTGACAATTTAAAGAAAGAATTGTCTCCACTATTGGGTTCATGCATCCAG GTGCCCAAAACTGCACGAGTACATGCTGGAAAATTATCTAGATCACCAGGTGTTCAGCAGCAATCACATACTAGTCAGTGGGACAACATCATCAAATTTTTGGATTCTCTTATGAGACGTTTGCGTGAGAATCAT GTACCTTCCTTTTTCATCCGTAAGCTCATTACCCAGGTTTTCTCTTTCATCAATATATCTCTTTTCAACAG TCTGCTCCTGCGACGTGAATGTTGCACATTCTCAAATGGGGAATATGTGAAATCTGGTTTGGCAGAGCTAGAGAAATGGATAGTCAGTGCAAAGGAGGAG TTTGCAGGAACTTCTTGGCACGAGCTAAATTATATTAGACAAGCAGTTGGATTTCTG GTAATACATCAGAAGAGAAAAAAGTCTTTGGATGAGATTCGACAGGATTTATGTCCG GCATTGACGGTTAGGCAAATATATCGAATATGTACTATGTACTGGGATGACAAATATGGCACACAGAGTGTATCAAATGAG GTGGTTGCTCAAATGAGAGAGATCTTGAACAAGGACAATCATAATCTATCATCAAATTCATTCTTGCTGGATGATGATCTAAG CATTCCTTTCTCAACAGAAGATATAGATATGGCGATTCCTGTAACAGATCCTGCAGATACTCACATTCCAGCATTTTTATCTGAATATCCTTGTGCACAATTTCTGGTCCAGCATGAGAAGTAA